Proteins encoded in a region of the Paucibacter sediminis genome:
- a CDS encoding cell division protein ZipA C-terminal FtsZ-binding domain-containing protein, with protein MTLTAMLAILGGLILAAVIAHGAWTARKAGPRRADPPIEPQLGERQDPTLGEAKDAVGEPFQPAMPGDETVPLVARQLPRKPSARIDALIDAIATVTLEAPVTGDLAISHLPGSRRAGTKPFHIEGLNAESGEWELPLPGQRYSEFQAGVQMANRSGAMNEIEYSEFVQKVQGFADGLSAFVQFPDMLDVVARARELDQFASEHDAQLAVVLRARSAAWTLGYVQQMALRHGFVPGAIPGRLVLAAEEEGAPPILSLQFDAQAALAEDPQASALRELTLALDVPQTPEALEPFAAWQEAARALSRDIEADVCDDRAQVLNLHAFAAIGQELSTLYKALASRDLAAGSLAARRLFS; from the coding sequence ATGACCTTGACTGCCATGCTCGCCATCCTCGGTGGCCTGATCCTCGCCGCCGTCATCGCCCATGGTGCCTGGACCGCCCGCAAGGCCGGCCCGCGCCGTGCCGACCCGCCGATCGAGCCGCAGCTGGGCGAGCGGCAAGACCCGACCCTGGGCGAGGCCAAGGACGCGGTGGGCGAGCCCTTCCAGCCCGCCATGCCGGGCGACGAGACCGTGCCCCTGGTGGCACGCCAGCTGCCGCGCAAGCCCTCGGCCCGCATCGATGCGCTGATCGACGCCATCGCCACCGTCACGCTGGAAGCGCCGGTGACCGGCGACCTGGCGATCTCGCACCTGCCGGGCAGCCGCCGCGCCGGCACCAAGCCCTTCCACATCGAGGGGCTGAATGCCGAATCGGGCGAGTGGGAGCTGCCCCTGCCGGGTCAGCGCTACAGCGAGTTCCAGGCCGGCGTGCAGATGGCCAACCGCAGCGGCGCGATGAACGAGATCGAGTACTCGGAGTTCGTGCAGAAGGTGCAGGGCTTTGCCGATGGCCTGAGCGCCTTCGTGCAGTTCCCCGACATGCTGGACGTGGTGGCGCGTGCCCGCGAGCTCGACCAATTCGCCAGCGAGCATGACGCCCAGCTGGCCGTGGTGCTGCGCGCGCGCAGCGCTGCCTGGACCCTGGGCTATGTGCAGCAGATGGCGCTGCGCCACGGCTTCGTGCCTGGCGCCATCCCTGGCCGCCTGGTGCTGGCCGCCGAAGAGGAGGGCGCGCCGCCGATCCTGAGCCTGCAGTTCGATGCCCAGGCGGCCCTGGCCGAAGACCCGCAGGCCTCGGCGCTGCGCGAGCTGACGCTGGCGCTGGACGTGCCGCAGACCCCCGAGGCGCTGGAGCCCTTTGCCGCCTGGCAGGAAGCCGCGCGGGCGCTCTCGCGTGACATCGAGGCCGATGTCTGCGACGACCGCGCCCAGGTTCTCAATCTGCATGCCTTCGCCGCCATCGGCCAGGAGCTGTCCACGCTCTACAAGGCCCTGGCCTCGCGCGATCTGGCGGCCGGCAGCCTGGCCGCGCGGCGCCTGTTCAGCTGA
- a CDS encoding hemolysin family protein, with the protein MAEMSVAASRRLKLRQLADEGDGRAERVLEVQEQPGHYFTVVQIGVNTVAILGGIVGEGAFTPHFSAALGLLLAPEQAQSLGFALSFAAITALFIVLADLVPKRLSMNEPERVALILIAPMLALCTLLRPLSWAFSRISEALIRLMGLPAARDNSITHADILALAEAGNLAGVVADAEQQIIENVFELDTRTVESVMTTRERIVFFGLDDEDALVRNRIAEEPHSTYLVCEGEIDQVVGYVDATDLFQRVLREEALRLRGSEGLIKKVLIVPDRITLSEVLLQFREKHEDFAVVVNEYSLVVGVITLNDVMSTVMGSLVASHDEEQIVRREDGSFLADGITPIPDVQRALEVEAWPHAGQYDTLAGFLMVMLRRIPRRTDQVVWEGWRFEVVDVDSHRVDQVMITRLPAPP; encoded by the coding sequence ATGGCCGAGATGTCGGTGGCGGCCTCGCGTCGGCTCAAGCTGCGCCAGCTGGCCGACGAGGGCGATGGCCGCGCCGAGCGCGTGCTGGAGGTGCAGGAGCAGCCCGGGCATTACTTCACCGTGGTGCAGATCGGCGTCAACACCGTGGCCATCCTGGGCGGCATCGTCGGCGAGGGCGCGTTCACGCCGCATTTCTCCGCCGCCCTGGGCCTGCTGCTGGCGCCCGAGCAGGCGCAAAGCCTGGGCTTCGCGCTTTCCTTCGCGGCCATCACCGCGCTCTTCATCGTGCTGGCCGACCTGGTGCCCAAGCGCCTCTCGATGAACGAACCCGAGCGCGTGGCGCTGATCCTGATCGCGCCCATGCTGGCGCTGTGCACCCTGCTGCGGCCCTTGTCCTGGGCCTTCAGCCGGATCAGCGAGGCCTTGATACGGCTGATGGGCCTGCCGGCCGCGCGCGACAACAGCATCACCCATGCCGACATCCTGGCCCTGGCCGAGGCCGGCAACCTGGCCGGCGTGGTGGCCGACGCCGAGCAGCAGATCATTGAAAACGTGTTCGAGCTCGACACGCGCACGGTGGAAAGCGTGATGACCACGCGCGAGCGCATCGTCTTCTTCGGCCTCGACGACGAAGACGCGCTGGTGCGCAACCGCATTGCCGAGGAACCGCATTCCACCTACCTGGTGTGCGAGGGCGAGATCGACCAGGTGGTGGGCTATGTGGACGCCACCGACCTGTTCCAGCGCGTGCTGCGCGAGGAGGCGCTGCGCCTGCGCGGCAGCGAGGGCCTGATCAAGAAGGTGCTGATCGTGCCGGACCGCATCACCCTCTCCGAGGTGCTGCTGCAGTTCCGCGAGAAGCATGAAGACTTCGCCGTGGTGGTGAACGAATACAGCCTGGTAGTGGGCGTGATCACCCTCAACGACGTGATGAGCACGGTGATGGGCAGCCTGGTGGCCAGCCACGACGAGGAGCAGATCGTGCGCCGCGAGGACGGCTCCTTCCTGGCCGACGGCATCACCCCCATCCCCGATGTGCAGCGCGCGCTGGAGGTGGAGGCCTGGCCCCATGCCGGCCAGTACGACACCCTGGCGGGCTTCCTGATGGTGATGCTGCGCCGCATCCCGCGCCGCACCGATCAGGTCGTCTGGGAGGGCTGGCGCTTCGAGGTGGTGGACGTGGACAGCCACCGCGTCGACCAGGTGATGATCACGCGCCTGCCGGCGCCACCGTAG
- a CDS encoding DUF4082 domain-containing protein yields MKHSANLLAPLVAGLMALAAPEVGAATPALTLSSVGATFPTDGKFTLGFEFMVSEAVEVVSLGVFDGGAPGLAAPAQVSLWLDDQVGTLLATTEVAAGTGATLVGQFRHVAISPLTLLPGNIYVIGAYLPAGEATAFNMGGDSSVGSFDGRLTQVVDRYWDDGQDFPLGSSGVAGSAWLGANFQIAAVPEPGQAGLLTLGLLGLALRRRQQMSAGTSADQSSSGSIAQR; encoded by the coding sequence ATGAAACACTCTGCAAACCTGCTGGCTCCGCTCGTCGCCGGCCTGATGGCGCTGGCAGCCCCGGAGGTCGGTGCGGCCACGCCGGCCCTGACCCTGAGCAGCGTCGGCGCCACCTTCCCGACCGACGGCAAGTTCACGCTGGGCTTCGAGTTCATGGTGTCCGAGGCGGTCGAGGTGGTCTCGCTGGGCGTCTTTGACGGCGGAGCGCCCGGGCTCGCTGCGCCGGCACAGGTCTCGCTGTGGCTGGACGACCAGGTTGGCACCCTGCTGGCCACGACCGAGGTGGCGGCCGGGACCGGTGCGACCCTGGTGGGCCAGTTCCGGCATGTGGCGATCAGCCCGCTCACGCTGCTGCCGGGCAACATCTACGTCATCGGGGCCTATCTGCCGGCCGGCGAGGCCACCGCCTTCAATATGGGCGGCGACAGCAGCGTGGGCAGCTTCGACGGGCGACTGACGCAGGTGGTGGACCGCTACTGGGACGACGGCCAGGACTTCCCGCTGGGCTCGTCCGGTGTGGCCGGCTCGGCCTGGCTCGGCGCGAACTTCCAGATCGCCGCGGTGCCCGAACCGGGCCAGGCCGGCTTGCTGACCCTGGGCCTGCTGGGCCTGGCGCTGCGGCGCCGGCAACAGATGAGCGCCGGCACATCGGCGGATCAGAGCAGCTCGGGCAGCATCGCGCAGCGTTAG
- the ligA gene encoding NAD-dependent DNA ligase LigA, which produces MSQTDTLAAADRAAALRAQLHHHAHLYYVLDAPVLPDAEYDKLFQELQALEAAHPELLSPDSPTQRVIGQVLDGFAPVRHAVPMLSIRTETDTEASGARAFDERVRRQLELGEDAPPVEYAAELKFDGLAINLRYEQGVLVQAATRGDGETGEDVTQNIRTVGQIPLRLKGVHAPVLEVRGEVYMRRDDFEALNERQREAGEKTFVNPRNTAAGAVRQLDPALAAKKPLSFFAYGLGEVQGWVVPETHSALLDALQAMGMPVCEHRVVTQGAAGLIAFHQAMGAQRDGLPFDIDGIVYKVNSRALQQRLGFVTREPRWAVAHKYPAQEQLTRLLAIDIQVGRTGKLTPVARLEPVFVGGTTVSNATLHNLFELRRKGVRVGDQVIVRRAGDVIPEVVGVLKAERAAYVPNFRMPRSCPVCDSATVREKGGMDYRCSGGIFCPAQRKQALLHFAGRRAMDIEGLGDKLVEQLVDAGIVDSLPSLYKLGVAKLAALERMAEKSAQNIVDALEKSKTTTLARFLFGLGIRQIGETTAKDLARHFGSLDALMDASVEQLLQVRDVGPIVAQSIHMFFAQPHNREVVAQLRAAGVHWPEGEGAAAEQGPKPLLGKTLVLTGTLPTLSRDAAKDLIEAAGGKVSGSVSKKTHYVVAGEEAGSKLDKARELGVTVLDEAGLQALLLSASSAQSA; this is translated from the coding sequence ATGAGCCAGACCGATACCCTCGCCGCTGCGGATCGCGCCGCCGCCCTGCGTGCCCAACTTCATCACCACGCCCATCTCTACTACGTGCTCGATGCCCCGGTGCTGCCGGATGCCGAGTACGACAAGCTGTTCCAGGAGTTGCAGGCGCTGGAGGCCGCCCACCCCGAGCTGCTGAGCCCCGACTCGCCCACCCAGCGCGTGATCGGCCAGGTGCTGGACGGCTTTGCGCCGGTGCGCCATGCCGTGCCGATGCTGAGCATACGCACCGAGACCGACACCGAGGCCAGCGGTGCTCGCGCCTTTGACGAGCGCGTGCGCCGCCAGCTTGAGCTGGGCGAGGACGCGCCACCGGTGGAATATGCCGCCGAGCTCAAGTTCGATGGCCTGGCCATCAATCTGCGCTACGAGCAGGGCGTGCTGGTGCAGGCCGCCACCCGCGGCGATGGCGAGACCGGCGAGGACGTGACGCAGAACATCCGCACCGTGGGCCAGATCCCCTTGCGCCTCAAGGGCGTGCACGCGCCGGTGCTGGAGGTGCGCGGCGAGGTCTATATGCGGCGCGACGATTTCGAGGCCCTCAACGAGCGCCAGCGCGAGGCCGGTGAAAAAACCTTTGTGAATCCGCGCAACACCGCGGCCGGCGCGGTGCGCCAGCTCGACCCGGCGCTGGCCGCCAAGAAGCCGCTGAGCTTCTTCGCCTACGGCCTGGGCGAGGTGCAGGGCTGGGTCGTGCCCGAGACGCACAGCGCCCTGCTGGACGCGCTGCAGGCGATGGGCATGCCGGTGTGCGAGCACCGCGTCGTCACCCAGGGGGCCGCGGGCCTGATCGCCTTTCACCAGGCCATGGGCGCGCAGCGCGACGGCCTGCCCTTCGACATCGACGGCATCGTCTACAAGGTCAACAGCCGTGCCCTGCAGCAGCGCCTGGGCTTTGTGACGCGCGAGCCGCGCTGGGCGGTGGCGCACAAATACCCGGCGCAGGAACAGCTGACGCGCCTCCTGGCGATCGACATCCAGGTCGGCCGCACCGGCAAGCTCACGCCGGTGGCAAGGCTTGAGCCGGTGTTCGTGGGCGGCACCACGGTCAGCAACGCCACCCTGCACAACCTCTTCGAGCTGCGCCGCAAGGGCGTGCGCGTGGGCGACCAGGTGATCGTGCGGCGCGCCGGCGACGTGATCCCCGAAGTGGTGGGCGTGCTGAAGGCCGAACGCGCCGCCTACGTGCCCAATTTCCGCATGCCGCGCAGCTGCCCCGTCTGCGACAGCGCCACCGTGCGCGAGAAGGGCGGCATGGACTACCGCTGCTCGGGCGGCATCTTCTGCCCGGCCCAGCGCAAGCAGGCGCTGCTGCACTTTGCCGGCCGCCGCGCCATGGACATCGAGGGCCTGGGCGACAAGCTGGTCGAGCAGCTGGTGGACGCCGGCATCGTCGACAGCCTGCCCAGCCTCTACAAACTGGGTGTGGCCAAGCTGGCGGCGCTGGAGCGCATGGCCGAGAAGAGCGCGCAGAACATCGTCGATGCGCTGGAGAAGAGCAAGACGACCACGCTGGCGCGCTTTCTGTTCGGGCTGGGGATTCGCCAGATCGGCGAGACCACCGCCAAGGATCTGGCGCGGCATTTCGGTTCGCTCGACGCCTTGATGGACGCCAGCGTCGAGCAGCTGCTGCAGGTGCGCGACGTCGGCCCCATCGTGGCGCAGAGCATCCACATGTTCTTCGCCCAGCCGCACAACCGCGAGGTGGTGGCGCAGCTGCGCGCCGCCGGCGTGCATTGGCCCGAGGGCGAGGGCGCTGCCGCCGAGCAGGGCCCCAAGCCGCTGCTGGGCAAGACCCTGGTGCTCACCGGCACGCTTCCCACGCTCTCGCGCGACGCCGCCAAGGACTTGATCGAAGCGGCGGGCGGCAAGGTCAGCGGCTCGGTCTCCAAGAAGACTCACTATGTGGTGGCAGGCGAGGAGGCCGGCTCCAAGCTCGACAAGGCGCGCGAGCTGGGCGTCACGGTGCTGGACGAGGCGGGCCTGCAGGCCCTGCTGCTCAGCGCTTCGTCAGCTCAAAGCGCTTGA
- a CDS encoding MFS transporter, with amino-acid sequence MHTATTADPLSAPAAQPSSAQATRKRYQVLAMLFLVTTINYADRATLSIAGPALSKELGIDTVTMGYIFSAFGWSYVLAQLPGGWLLDRYGSKKVYAASIFIWSLFTLLQGGISFISATAGTAVVVLFALRFLVGAAEAPSFPANGRIVASWFPAKERGTASAIFNSAQYFATVLFAPLMGWITHAYGWPAVFYVMGAIGMVVSAIWLKTVHSPKTHPGINRAELDAIAQGGALVDMDQPAARASQADAPKWGYIKQLLGNRMLLGVYIGQYCITTLTYFFLTWFPVYLVKERGMSILNAGFVAALPAICGFAGGVLGGLISDGLLRRGHSLTVARKTPIVIGMLLSTCMIACNYVKGSTLVVAIMALAFFGKGLGALGWAVVSDTSPKEISGLSGALFNTFGNTAGITTPIVIGYLIKGTGSFNAALVFVAANALVAVCCYLFVVGEIKRFELTKR; translated from the coding sequence ATGCACACTGCCACCACCGCGGACCCGTTGTCCGCCCCCGCCGCCCAGCCCAGCAGCGCCCAGGCCACGCGCAAGCGCTACCAGGTGCTGGCCATGCTGTTCCTGGTGACCACCATCAACTATGCCGACCGCGCCACGCTCTCCATCGCCGGGCCGGCCCTGTCCAAGGAACTGGGCATAGACACGGTCACGATGGGCTATATCTTCTCGGCCTTCGGCTGGTCCTATGTGCTGGCGCAGCTGCCCGGTGGCTGGCTGCTGGACCGCTATGGCTCCAAGAAGGTCTACGCCGCCAGCATCTTCATCTGGTCGCTGTTCACCCTGCTGCAGGGCGGCATCAGCTTCATCAGCGCCACCGCGGGCACGGCGGTGGTGGTGCTGTTCGCCCTGCGCTTTCTGGTCGGTGCCGCCGAGGCGCCCTCCTTCCCCGCCAACGGCCGCATCGTCGCCTCCTGGTTCCCGGCCAAGGAACGCGGCACCGCCTCGGCCATCTTCAACTCGGCCCAGTACTTCGCCACCGTGCTGTTCGCGCCGCTGATGGGCTGGATCACCCATGCCTATGGCTGGCCGGCGGTGTTCTATGTGATGGGCGCGATCGGCATGGTGGTGAGCGCGATCTGGCTCAAGACGGTGCACAGCCCCAAGACCCACCCGGGCATCAACCGCGCCGAGCTGGACGCCATCGCCCAGGGCGGCGCCCTGGTGGATATGGATCAGCCGGCCGCCCGGGCCAGCCAGGCCGACGCACCCAAGTGGGGTTACATCAAGCAGCTGCTCGGCAACCGCATGCTGCTGGGGGTCTACATCGGCCAGTACTGCATCACCACGCTGACCTATTTCTTCCTCACCTGGTTTCCGGTCTATCTGGTGAAGGAACGCGGCATGTCCATCCTCAACGCCGGCTTCGTCGCGGCGCTGCCGGCGATCTGCGGTTTTGCCGGCGGCGTGCTGGGCGGCCTGATCTCCGACGGCCTGCTGCGCCGCGGCCATTCGCTCACCGTGGCGCGCAAGACGCCCATCGTGATCGGCATGCTGCTCTCCACCTGCATGATTGCCTGCAACTACGTGAAGGGCTCGACCCTGGTGGTGGCCATCATGGCGCTGGCCTTCTTCGGCAAGGGCCTGGGCGCGCTGGGCTGGGCGGTCGTGTCCGACACCTCGCCCAAGGAGATCTCGGGCCTGAGCGGCGCGCTTTTCAACACCTTCGGCAACACCGCCGGCATCACCACGCCGATCGTGATCGGCTACCTGATCAAGGGCACGGGCTCCTTCAACGCGGCCCTGGTCTTCGTGGCCGCGAATGCGCTGGTGGCGGTGTGCTGCTACCTCTTCGTGGTGGGTGAGATCAAGCGCTTTGAGCTGACGAAGCGCTGA